Genomic DNA from Nitrospirota bacterium:
GTATTGACGAGCGGTTAGTAGTTTTATAAATGGTTACTCATTCCGAGACTGATATCAGCAAGAGAACTGTATTCAGCTCCTTTTGGTTTCAACTCACTTTTCATAAGTATAACGCTTTCCACGGAAAATGTACCGAATTCCTTATTGCGGTAATTGTCAAGTTCGCTCAGAACATTGATGATGCCCCTCTGTGCACGAACCCTTCCGAGCGTCAAATGCGGCGTATATTCCCTGCCCTCTCTCTTATAACCGATAAGTGACATACAGTGATCAATGTCATTGACGAGCCTTTTCAGTATTTCCGTATCTTCAATGCCGGTCCATATTACCCTGGGATATCTTTTATTCGGGAACGCTCCTGTACTGTGTATTTTAATACAAAAGGGATTATATGTTGAAACAATGCTTTTAAGGGATTCTTTTATCCGGGGGAGAAGAATATCAGGGGTAGTGCCGAGAAACTTGAGTGTGAGGTGGAGGTTTGCAGGGAGTACCCACTTGACGTCAGCGTCATGCTTTTTCAGCACCTCAAGGAACGCTCCTATCTCTTTTCTTACCTGTTCCGGAATTCCTATTGCAATAAAACACCGCAAATTCATTTCAAGGTGTATCAGAAAAGCATTTTCCAGGTCTGCAAAACAGCATTCGCATACAAGGCAGCCAATGCATCATCTGCCATGATGCCAACCCCGCCCCGGAAGAAGGATTCAAGCCGTTTTATAGGAAACGGTTTTAGTATATCGAAAACTCTGAATAAAAAAAAAGCTGAAACAGCGTAGTGCATGCTAAATGGAATGAAAAGGACTGCCAGAAGGAACCCGCAGAATTCGTCAATTACGATATGTCTGCTGTCCTTCTGATTTAGGGCATGTTCAGCGCGATGTGACGTAAGGATGCCAAGTGGAATTATTACTGATAAAACGAAGATATGCAGGGTAACAGAAGGTCTGATAAGAACATAGAAAAGAAAGGCTGCGAAGGTCCCGAAAGTGCCGGGAGCAAAGGGGATATACCCAATAAAACCGAGAGTGGCAATATATTTGCAAACGGTATTCATGAAATCCTGACGGGAGACTAGTCTGTCACAATTATTCCTGAATTATTGTGTACGAAAATTTTATTTTGGCAGTTCCTTCAAGCGTTGCTTTTACGGAACAGTATTTATTCATGGACAATTCGACTGCCCGTTTGACCGCTTCTTCAGATATATTTCTTCCCCTTACTGCAAATTCCAGGGTTATGTCGGTAAATTTTTTGGGATAATCTTCAGCTTTTTCCCCCTTTACAGCAATTTCGATTCCTGTCACATCCTGTTTCTTTTTTTTCAGAATGGAAATCACATCCATGCCGGAGCACCCGCCTATGCCAAGCAGAAGAAGCTCCATCGGCCTTGGACCGGAATTCTGTCCACCTACGGTGGGGTCTCCATCCATTACAAGAGCATGTCCTGACGAAGAAGTTCCTACAAACTGAAGACCTTCTACATAGTTTATTCTTGCCTTTAACATTTTACCCTCCTAATGCATTTATGATCAGATACTAAAAGAATAGCCTGGTACGTGTGCGTATTTCAGGTCACGTACAAACATCATAATACATCCAGCAGTTTTGCGTACGACAGGTAACAGTGGATGGAGTTACTTTATTCCAGATGCACACATTTGTCAAGCAAACCTGTTGTTTAAAAAGAATAAATTGTTTTTTATTGAAAGTATTATTTTAATTAACTATTATAAATATAACAGATAAAAGAATATTTCCACAGGTATGAGAAAATGGATGCGGTCATTTTAGCCGGAGGAGAAAATACACGGATACCTGTCATTAAGGGATTCCTTGAAATAAACAGCAGAAAGATCATCGAATCGAATGTTGAATGCATGAGGAAGGTCTTTGATCGGGTCATTATCAGTACCAATACACCGGAGCTTTTTTTTTATCTCGGAACACCAATGATAGGAGATGTCCTTCCGCATCGCGGGCCAATGACAGGAATCTTTTCTGTATTATCTGTTCCCGATGTCTCCGAGGTATTCATTTCAGCATGTGACATGCCTTATATTAATGTTATACTGGTACAATATATGAAAGAGAAATGGTCTCGCGGATGGGATGCAGCAGTCCCTGTTTTCGAGAGAAAACCGCAGCCGCTTTTCGCCATATATTCGAAAAAGATCGCGGAAAGAATGGAAGAAAAAATACGAAAAAACAGAAAATGCCTTAAAAGATTCCTCTCGGAAATTAATGTGCTCTATTTCAAGGAGGAAGATGTAAGAAATCTGGATCCCGAAGGACGTTCATTTGTTAATATTAATACCATGGAAGATTTCCATAGAGAGGGGGGTAAGACATGTTTGGTTTAGGCACGCAGGAGCTGATCATCGTTCTGATAATCATTGTTGTTCTTTTCGGCGCTACAAGGCTTCCGCAGATAGGTAGCGGTATCGGACAGGCGATCAAGAATTTCAAGAAGAGCGTTAGTGAAGGTGAAGAGATCGATGTAACACCCGAAAAAGACAATAAACAGGAAACGAAAAAAGAAAAAATAAAAGAAGGTGACTAGAGGCCCTATCGCAGAGGTTGATCTGTCTGCTATAGCGCATAACCTTCAAGCAATACGAAAAATTGTAAAAAACCGGCCTGTTATCGCCGTTGTCAAGGCTGACGCGTATGGACACGGCGCGGTAGAAGTTTCAAAAAGACTGCTCAAAGAAGGAGTCACTTGCCTTGCTGTAGCATTTACCGGAGAAGCGAGAGAATTGAGGGATGCGGGTATCAGCATTCCGGTGATAGTGCTGTTCGACAGGAATGATATAAACGCGTTCTTTGAATTTCATCTGATACCGGTTATTTCTGATGTAGAGACTGCGCTGTCTCTGTCAAATGAGGCAAAAAGAAGAAACACGGCCATAAATGTCCATATAAAAATCGATACCGGCATGGGAAGGCTCGGATTACACGGGAAGAAAGTCACTGAAAATATTTTGAATATCGCGTCAATGCCGGGCATTCAGGTTGAGGGATTGCTGAGCCATTTCTCTGAAGCTGATCTTGCTGACAGATCATTTGCAGACCAGCAGATTACCCTTTTCAGGCAGGTGCTCGAGTCTGTATCCAGAAAAATAAAAGGAAAAATATGTGCACATATAGCCAACAGCGCGGCAGTCATGACCCTGGAAGAGTCACATTTCGACGCAGTCAGGCCCGGCCTAATGCTTTACGGCTATTCTCCTTTAAAGGCTTATAGATTCGGTTCACCAGAAAACCTTCCTCACGTATCAGAACTTTTTCCTGCGTTGGTTGTGAAGGCAAAAATACTCTCTATAAGAAATGTACCCTCTGGAACCCCGATAAGCTACGGAAGGACTTTTGTGACGAAAAGGCAGAGCAGGATAGGGGTTGTTTCAATAGGCTATGCTGACGGATACAGCAGGCTTTTTTCTAATAATGCAGAAATGCTTGTTCTCGGAAAAAAGGCGCCGGTCGCCGGAAGGGTCTGCATGGATCTCACCATGATCGATCTTACGGATATACCGGAGGCACAGGAAAACGATGATGCTGTTATCATCGGACGGCAGGGAAGCCAGTCAATCACCGCGGATGAACTTGCCGAAAAAGCCAATACTATATCCTATGAAATTCTTACGTCTCTGGGAAGCCGTTCCCGTAAAGTCCATGCTGAGAATCATTGAACTCATAGGAAGCACTGTAATACGTTTTGCCGAAGAACTTGGAAAGATCCTGATCCTTCTTTTCTTGTCCCTGCAACAGCTTTTCCTGCCACCCTATGAGGTAAGGAATACCTTCAAGCAGATGCTCGAAATCGGGGTGCGTTCCCTGCCAGTCGTACTCATAACCGCAATATTTACCGGTATGGTCTTTGCCCTCCAGACGTTTACCGGGTTCAAAAGATTCGGTGCCGAAGCGGTTGTTGGTACTGTTGTTGCTCTTTCCATGACAAGGGAACTGGGACCGGTTCTCACAGGCCTTATTGTCGCCGGAAGGGCAGGCGCCGCCATGGCTGCAGAATTGGGCACCATGAGAGTCACGGAACAGATTGATGCACTCGAGACACTCGCGACAAATCCGATTAAGTACCTGATAATTCCGAGGTTCATTGCAGGGATTCTGATGATGCCTGCGCTTGCTGCAGTTGCAGACATTACCGGTATAATAGGCGGTTATTTTGTTACGGTAGGATTGTTTGATACGAGCTCGATAGTCTACTGGAAAAGAACGTGGGATTATCTGGAAGTCAGTGATATCCTTAACGGCATGATAAAGGCAGGTTTTTTTGGAGCCAGCATCTCACTGATAAGCTGTTACAAGGGATTCTATACAAGAGGAGGCGCCGAGGGTGTCGGGAAGGCAACGACAGGCGCAGTTGTATTGTCGTCAATGACAATACTCATATCCGACTATTTTCTGTCAGCATGGTTATTCAATTAAGGGCAGAATGCATACCAGAACCATAAAGGGAAAAAGCGGGCAATGATCGAGATCGTGAATCTCCACAAGGCGTTCGGGAACAAACACGTGCTCAATGGTGTCGACCTGAAGATAGAAACCGGCGAAAGTATAGTAGTCATCGGAGGGAGCGGTTCCGGAAAAAGCGTTCTCCTTAAACACATCATTGGTATCCTGAAACCTGATGAAGGGCAGGTGTTCATAGACGGGGTTGATATAACAGATCTCAAGGAGAATGAACTCTATGAAGTAAGAAAAAAATTTGGTATGCTTTTTCAGATGGCAGCCCTGTTTGATTCGCTTACTGTATGGGAAAATGTGGGATTTGCGCTTATTAGGCAGAAAAAAATGCATTTGCGCGAGATAAGGGAGATTGTAGCAGAAAAGCTACGCTCTGTCGGACTCTCCGGTGTTGAAGACCTGATGCCGTCAGAGCTGTCCGGAGGCATGAAAAAAAGGGTTGGTCTTGCAAGGGCAATAGCGAACGAACCGGAAATACTTCTCTATGATGAACCTACTACCGGACTGGACCCTATCATGGCAGATGCCATAAATGATCTTATTGTCAAAATGAGAAAGAATCTCGCAGTGACATCTGTTGCAATAACTCATGATATGTACAGCGCATACAAAATTGCCGACAGAATCGCCATGCTGTACGAGGGGAGAATTATTCAGGTTGGCACTCCTGATGAGATAAAGGAAACTGAAAACCCGATAGTCAGGCAGTTCATAACCGGAAGCGCTTCGGGGCCGATTAAGATAGAAGGAGTCCATTATGAAAAAGATTTCAACAGAACTTAAAGTCGGATTATTTGCTATTTTTGTCGTGGCGATACTGGCATTTATGACTTTCAAGATAGGTGACATCGACTGGATGAAAAAAGAAGGGTATGTCGTAAATGTCTACTTCAAGAATATTGCGGGACTTGATGAGAAAACCAAGGTTAAGGTTGCGGGTGTAAATGCAGGAGTCATCGAGAAAATAGAACTTGACAAGGGCAAAGCCAAACTGACCGTCAGGATGGACAGTGATGTCAATCTTTACAGCGATGCAAGCGCTTCAATTAAGGCAGCAGGGCTTCTGGGAGATAAATATCTCGAGATTAAAACCGGAACTCAAAAACCCTTGCTGACAAACGGAGATACGCTGAATAATGTCATCGAGATCGTAGACCTCGACGATCTGACGCGCAATCTAACCGCTGTCTCGGAAAATATCAATACACTCGCCCAGTCGCTGAATGAGTCTTTTGCTACCGAGGAAGGAAAGGATGCAATAAAGCAAGCCGTCCTCAATCTGAAAGATATCACTGTCAGCATGAAGGAAACGATCGCGGTGAATGATCAGAAGCTGAGAACAACGCTCGACAATATCAACAATCTTGCCTCATCAGTCAATGATCTCGTGGAGAAGAACAGTGAAAAAGTTACGTCTGCTGTCAGCAATATAAAGGATTTCTCGGAAACGCTGAAAGAAGATGGCCCACAGTTCGTCGAAAGCCTGAATAAAGCTGCAAATGACCTCAGGGCGATGGTCGAGGAAAATCGTCCTACAATAAAGAGCGCTACAGATTCCATCGACAATATCGCAAAAAAGATAGAAAAAGGCGAAGGGTCTCTTGGAAAACTGATTAAGGATGACCGCCTGTACGAATCAATAAACAAGGCTGCGGAAGGGATAGACAGAACGATTGGTGCGGTTGAGCGTTTCAGGACATTTATTACCTTCCAGTCTGAGTATCTCACGAAACCAAAGGAAGGAAAAGGATATTTTTATCTCACGCTTCAGCCAAAGCCTGACAAGTACTATATCCTTGGTGTCGTAACAGACCCTATTGGCAAGGTTACCTCAAAAGAGATCGTGCGTGTTGAGGACGGGGTAACAACACGAATTGAACAGGAAAAGACGGAGAAGAAGATCGAATTCACTGCGCAATTTGCCAAGAGGTTCGATGACCTTGCGCTGAGGATAGGCATGACAGAGAACACTTTCGGGGCTGGAGCAGATTATTTCTTCATGAATGACAAAGGGAAAATTGTCGCAGACATCTGGGATTTCTCAAACGATGAGGACGGGGCAAAAAATCCCCATGTCAGAATCGGGGTTGACTACTTCTTTTTCAAGAACCTGTTTCTGACAGCCGGAGCGGATAATATTTTCAACAAGAAATGGCGGGGAGGGTATGCAGGTGTTGGTGTGAGGTTCGAGGATGAGGACATTAAATATCTTTTCGGGACGCTGCCGAGCATTTCTGCAAAGTAACAACAAATGCTGAGTGCGACTGCAACACGTGCGCGCCGGCGATAAACCAGAAAGAGAAAGGAGGTGAACCCTTGAAGATTCCGTTCATGAAACAGATTTCCTGGTATCTTGTTGTCGCAATGGTTGTCATCGCGATTGCCCCAAGGGTGGAAGCGGGGCTTGCGCCTTCAGAGATAATAGCTCTTTCAAAAGCGGATCGCGCTGCTGACCTTGAAAAGATTCAGAAGATCCTTGAGGTTAAGGCCGTGAGTCAGAGACTGATGCAGTACGGGCTTACACACGAGGAGATTCAGTTAAGACTTTCACAGCTCAGCGACCAGCAGATTCATCAGATAGCCCTCCAGCTGGATGACCTGAAGGTTGGACAGGATGATGCCCTTGGTCTTATCATCGCTCTTCTTGTCATTACGATATTGGTGATTATTATTCTGAAACTCACGGGTCATAAGGTCATCATTACGTAACGGCTGTCTTTAAGTAGCTTTTTAGTGCCCTCACCATCCCTACTGAGAGGGTGGTGAGGGCAATTCCATGCAGCCATTGCTATCATGGTGATCTTCAGACACAGGTATACTCCATTGCATATATGAATACATTACCCGGACCTTGCGATAAGTGTCTCAAACGTTTAGCGAGCAAGTCACTGCAGGAAACTGAGAGGTACACAGCAATCACCTGCGGGAAGACGGGATTGCTACGTTACGCACGCAGTGACAGTTCCTGTCGCTGGATCTGGCAGATCATGTGCCTATTAATGCCTGCCTTTTGTATGAAGACGTATGCGCTGTACGTTACCTCAGCACTGTTTTTCGCCTGCGTTTCTGTTGCCGGAATTCCCCAAAATGATTCCATGCACATAATAGAAAACATGCCTTTTCATCCTCAGGAATCATATCAGTGCGGTCCCGCAGCACTTTCCATGGTCCTGAACTACTGGGGAATTGCAGTCTCTCCTGAAGAAATAGCAAAAGAAATCTTCAGTGAAACTGCACGAGGAACTCTGAATATTGACATGCTTCTTTTTTCCCAAAGGAAAGGAATGTTTGCAGTCCAGTACAGGGGGAGCATTGATGATCTGAAAAAAAACATACGGTCCGGATATCCTGTTGTCGTTCTGGTGGATTACGGCTTTTCCCTCTATAAAAAACATCATTACATGGTTGTTTACGGATATGGTGAGAATGGATTGATAATAAATTCAGGAAGAAGCGAGAAGCGGTATATGAAGCAGGAAACTTTTTTGAATCTTTGGGAAAAAGCAGAATACTGGACACTCCTCGTCATACCGGAAGAAGGCCGATGAGAATGTTCCTCGTACGATTTCTCCGGCTGTTTTTTCTGATTTTTTTTGGGCTCTGGATAATAAGCGCCTGTGCCCTTCCCAGAATAGTCGTGCTGGATGATCCGCTGAGCCCTGAGGAGCGTCTGAACCTTGGCGTTACATATGAACACAAAGGAGAACTCGAGAATGCCTTAAAAGAATATGAGACTGCTTCAAGAAAACTACCCGTTGCATACCTTTATATGGGAAATATCTATTTCATGAAGCATGATTACGAACAGGCGGAAAAATACTACAAAAAGGCGATTACGAAGATACCCGGGATCGCCGATTCTTATAATAATCTTGCCTGGCTCTATTATGTCAAAAGGGAACGCCTCGATGAAGCTGAAAGACTTTCTTTGAAGGCGATTGAAATGAACCCTTCAAAAAAAGATATATATCAAGATACCTTGGAAAAAATACGCGCGGCACGGGCACAATGATATCTCAGAAGATGAACCTGAAGTCTCTTTCCAGAGAATCCCTGCACGCTTTTTTTGAAAATCAGGGTCTGCCGAAATATCGTGCTGCGCAACTCATCCATTGGATGTATGACAAACATGCGACAAATATCGATATGATCTCCGAATTCCCAAAGGAACTCAGAAGCCGGCTGAATGATATAGCCTATATAAGCACCCTGAAATTGCTCGAAAGACAACAATCATCAGACGGCGCAAAAAAGTTTCTCTTTGAACTTGAAGACGGACATACAATTGAGGCTGTCTATATCCCTGAAGAAGACCGTGCTACCTTATGTGTATCCTCACAGGCAGGCTGTGCGATGGGATGCCGGTTTTGCCTGACCGGAATGCTCGGTCTGTCCAGGGATCTGCAGGCTTGTGAGATTGTTGACCAGATTATTGCCGTAAACAGGCTTGTCTTTCCCGGGAAGGTGAACAACCTTGTTTTTATGGGAATGGGTGAGCCGCTTGCAAATTTCGTTCAGGTGGTTGATGCATTATGGAAAATCGTCGATTTTATG
This window encodes:
- the thpR gene encoding RNA 2',3'-cyclic phosphodiesterase; the protein is MRCFIAIGIPEQVRKEIGAFLEVLKKHDADVKWVLPANLHLTLKFLGTTPDILLPRIKESLKSIVSTYNPFCIKIHSTGAFPNKRYPRVIWTGIEDTEILKRLVNDIDHCMSLIGYKREGREYTPHLTLGRVRAQRGIINVLSELDNYRNKEFGTFSVESVILMKSELKPKGAEYSSLADISLGMSNHL
- a CDS encoding phosphatidylglycerophosphatase A, whose amino-acid sequence is MNTVCKYIATLGFIGYIPFAPGTFGTFAAFLFYVLIRPSVTLHIFVLSVIIPLGILTSHRAEHALNQKDSRHIVIDEFCGFLLAVLFIPFSMHYAVSAFFLFRVFDILKPFPIKRLESFFRGGVGIMADDALAALYANAVLQTWKMLF
- a CDS encoding OsmC family protein, whose translation is MLKARINYVEGLQFVGTSSSGHALVMDGDPTVGGQNSGPRPMELLLLGIGGCSGMDVISILKKKKQDVTGIEIAVKGEKAEDYPKKFTDITLEFAVRGRNISEEAVKRAVELSMNKYCSVKATLEGTAKIKFSYTIIQE
- a CDS encoding molybdenum cofactor guanylyltransferase — its product is MDAVILAGGENTRIPVIKGFLEINSRKIIESNVECMRKVFDRVIISTNTPELFFYLGTPMIGDVLPHRGPMTGIFSVLSVPDVSEVFISACDMPYINVILVQYMKEKWSRGWDAAVPVFERKPQPLFAIYSKKIAERMEEKIRKNRKCLKRFLSEINVLYFKEEDVRNLDPEGRSFVNINTMEDFHREGGKTCLV
- the tatA gene encoding twin-arginine translocase TatA/TatE family subunit; its protein translation is MFGLGTQELIIVLIIIVVLFGATRLPQIGSGIGQAIKNFKKSVSEGEEIDVTPEKDNKQETKKEKIKEGD
- the alr gene encoding alanine racemase, with translation MTRGPIAEVDLSAIAHNLQAIRKIVKNRPVIAVVKADAYGHGAVEVSKRLLKEGVTCLAVAFTGEARELRDAGISIPVIVLFDRNDINAFFEFHLIPVISDVETALSLSNEAKRRNTAINVHIKIDTGMGRLGLHGKKVTENILNIASMPGIQVEGLLSHFSEADLADRSFADQQITLFRQVLESVSRKIKGKICAHIANSAAVMTLEESHFDAVRPGLMLYGYSPLKAYRFGSPENLPHVSELFPALVVKAKILSIRNVPSGTPISYGRTFVTKRQSRIGVVSIGYADGYSRLFSNNAEMLVLGKKAPVAGRVCMDLTMIDLTDIPEAQENDDAVIIGRQGSQSITADELAEKANTISYEILTSLGSRSRKVHAENH
- a CDS encoding ABC transporter permease; translated protein: MKFLRLWEAVPVKSMLRIIELIGSTVIRFAEELGKILILLFLSLQQLFLPPYEVRNTFKQMLEIGVRSLPVVLITAIFTGMVFALQTFTGFKRFGAEAVVGTVVALSMTRELGPVLTGLIVAGRAGAAMAAELGTMRVTEQIDALETLATNPIKYLIIPRFIAGILMMPALAAVADITGIIGGYFVTVGLFDTSSIVYWKRTWDYLEVSDILNGMIKAGFFGASISLISCYKGFYTRGGAEGVGKATTGAVVLSSMTILISDYFLSAWLFN
- a CDS encoding ABC transporter ATP-binding protein, translated to MIEIVNLHKAFGNKHVLNGVDLKIETGESIVVIGGSGSGKSVLLKHIIGILKPDEGQVFIDGVDITDLKENELYEVRKKFGMLFQMAALFDSLTVWENVGFALIRQKKMHLREIREIVAEKLRSVGLSGVEDLMPSELSGGMKKRVGLARAIANEPEILLYDEPTTGLDPIMADAINDLIVKMRKNLAVTSVAITHDMYSAYKIADRIAMLYEGRIIQVGTPDEIKETENPIVRQFITGSASGPIKIEGVHYEKDFNRT
- a CDS encoding MlaD family protein, encoding MKKISTELKVGLFAIFVVAILAFMTFKIGDIDWMKKEGYVVNVYFKNIAGLDEKTKVKVAGVNAGVIEKIELDKGKAKLTVRMDSDVNLYSDASASIKAAGLLGDKYLEIKTGTQKPLLTNGDTLNNVIEIVDLDDLTRNLTAVSENINTLAQSLNESFATEEGKDAIKQAVLNLKDITVSMKETIAVNDQKLRTTLDNINNLASSVNDLVEKNSEKVTSAVSNIKDFSETLKEDGPQFVESLNKAANDLRAMVEENRPTIKSATDSIDNIAKKIEKGEGSLGKLIKDDRLYESINKAAEGIDRTIGAVERFRTFITFQSEYLTKPKEGKGYFYLTLQPKPDKYYILGVVTDPIGKVTSKEIVRVEDGVTTRIEQEKTEKKIEFTAQFAKRFDDLALRIGMTENTFGAGADYFFMNDKGKIVADIWDFSNDEDGAKNPHVRIGVDYFFFKNLFLTAGADNIFNKKWRGGYAGVGVRFEDEDIKYLFGTLPSISAK
- a CDS encoding PA2779 family protein translates to MKIPFMKQISWYLVVAMVVIAIAPRVEAGLAPSEIIALSKADRAADLEKIQKILEVKAVSQRLMQYGLTHEEIQLRLSQLSDQQIHQIALQLDDLKVGQDDALGLIIALLVITILVIIILKLTGHKVIIT
- a CDS encoding C39 family peptidase — protein: MHIIENMPFHPQESYQCGPAALSMVLNYWGIAVSPEEIAKEIFSETARGTLNIDMLLFSQRKGMFAVQYRGSIDDLKKNIRSGYPVVVLVDYGFSLYKKHHYMVVYGYGENGLIINSGRSEKRYMKQETFLNLWEKAEYWTLLVIPEEGR
- a CDS encoding tetratricopeptide repeat protein; this encodes MFLVRFLRLFFLIFFGLWIISACALPRIVVLDDPLSPEERLNLGVTYEHKGELENALKEYETASRKLPVAYLYMGNIYFMKHDYEQAEKYYKKAITKIPGIADSYNNLAWLYYVKRERLDEAERLSLKAIEMNPSKKDIYQDTLEKIRAARAQ
- the rlmN gene encoding 23S rRNA (adenine(2503)-C(2))-methyltransferase RlmN, with protein sequence MNLKSLSRESLHAFFENQGLPKYRAAQLIHWMYDKHATNIDMISEFPKELRSRLNDIAYISTLKLLERQQSSDGAKKFLFELEDGHTIEAVYIPEEDRATLCVSSQAGCAMGCRFCLTGMLGLSRDLQACEIVDQIIAVNRLVFPGKVNNLVFMGMGEPLANFVQVVDALWKIVDFMGISKRRITVSTAGIVPKIPLFRTHAPEVNLAVSLNAANDQSRSELMPVNKKYPMISLIEACRKYPLGRGRKITFEYVLIDGKNSSPEDALKLGRLLRGIRCKVNLIPLNPFPGSDLKPPADEGILTFQDILVKNGIMTFIRRSRGRDILAACGQLKAGHTEKKKGGIRILPPTP